Proteins found in one Miscanthus floridulus cultivar M001 chromosome 4, ASM1932011v1, whole genome shotgun sequence genomic segment:
- the LOC136548179 gene encoding subtilisin-like protease SBT4.3 has protein sequence MGPLSICLLLLALFTERVSASGSIFSRSGSNGEQDYIVYLGHLPSPESDTSSEPDEGLSSLEAAHHDLLNQVLDDGSYASDRIIRSYKRSLNGFAARLTEQQANKLADMEGVVSVFPSRTHELQTTRSWDFLGLPQPPQEELALEGDVIIGMFDTGIWLDSPSFSDEGFGPPPSRWKGICQNFTCNNKVIGARAYQNGVTGLSPLDEMGHGSHTASTVAGRAVGNVSFGGLAVGVARGAVPGARLAVYKVCWDDGGCLDMDILAAFDDAIADGVDVISFSIVTRFPFYYFKSPQAIGSFHAMRHGVVTSASAGNSGLSGGRVCNVAPWMLSVAASSIDRRFVDRVVLGNGKTIVGSSVNTFPPVNNVTLAFPIDGSCGPDDLVGDSYKGKILLCPVEDGFRTNISAGPLLAGAAGAIAAGIAPDAAFIYPLPALVVSESQFDEILAYANSTSDPVGTIERTYTMGNAQAPIAASFSSPGPNLVTPEILKPDLSAPGVDIIAAWSPLSPPSDDPKDQRRVQYSINTGTSMSCPHASGAAAYVKSVHRDWSTAMIMSALITTATPMNTPGNAGTNDLKYGAGQLNPTKARDPGLVYDASEGDYIAMLCTQGYNATQLALIVGSNTTACSNGSTSTAAASAGDLNYPSMAARVEPGKNFSLAFPRTVTNVGAGVAAVYDMKVIFTDPADNLAVAVAPCRLEFNAQTPKVSFTVTVSGMVPVAGQVISAAVVWSDNEHEVRSPVVVYTDSDD, from the exons ATGGGCCCTCTCAGCATTTGTCTTCTTCTCCTCGCTCTCTTCACTGAGAGAGTGAGCGCCTCTGGATCCATCTTCAGCAGAAGTGGCAGCAACGGAGAGCAG GACTACATCGTGTACCTGGGGCACCTGCCCAGCCCAGAATCGGATACGTCATCAGAGCCTGATGAAGGCTTATCTTCCTTAGAAGCTGCTCATCACGACCTGCTTAACCAGGTCCTTGACGACGGCAG CTATGCTTCGGACAGGATCATCCGTAGTTACAAGAGAAGCTTAAATGGCTTCGCAGCCAGGCTAACTGAACAACAGGCAAATAAACTAGCTG ACATGGAGGGAGTCGTCTCAGTCTTCCCAAGCAGAACTCATGAGCTCCAAACCACAAGATCGTGGGACTTTTTGGGCTTACCTCAACCACCGCAGGAAGAGCTAGCCTTGGAGGGCGACGTCATCATCGGCATGTTCGACACGGGTATATGGCTGGACTCCCCGTCCTTCTCCGACGAGGGCTTTGGCCCGCCGCCAAGCAGGTGGAAGGGCATCTGCCAAAACTTCACGTGTAACAA TAAAGTTATCGGCGCTCGGGCATATCAAAATGGGGTGACTGGCTTGTCGCCGCTGGACGAGATGGGCCACGGGAGCCACACGGCGTCCACCGTGGCCGGCCGGGCGGTGGGCAACGTCAGCTTCGGCGGCCTGGCCGTCGGCGTGGCCCGCGGAGCCGTGCCGGGCGCCAGGCTCGCCGTCTACAAGGTGTGCTGGGATGACGGGGGCTGCCTGGACATGGACATCCTGGCTGCGTTCGACGACGCCATCGCGGACGGCGTCGACGTCATCTCCTTCTCCATCGTGACCAGGTTCCCTTTCTACTACTTCAAGAGCCCGCAGGCCATCGGGTCGTTCCACGCCATGAGGCACGGCGTGGTCACGTCTGCATCGGCCGGCAACTCTGGGCTCAGCGGCGGCCGCGTCTGCAACGTCGCGCCGTGGATGCTGTCCGTCGCCGCCAGCAGCATCGACCGCCGGTTCGTCGACAGGGTCGTGCTGGGAAACGGCAAGACCATAGTG GGATCATCCGTAAACACCTTCCCGCCGGTGAACAATGTGACACTGGCATTCCCCATCGATGG TTCTTGTGGTCCAGATGATCTCGTCGGAGATTCATACAAAGGGAAGATCCTACTCTGCCCGGTCGAGGACGGCTTTCGAACCAATATATCTGCAGGTCCGCTCTTGGCTGGCGCAGCAGGAGCCATCGCTGCTGGCATAGCACCAGATGCCGCCTTCATCTATCCATTACCCGCGCTCGTGGTATCTGAGAGCCAGTTCGATGAAATCTTGGCCTATGCCAACAGCACGAG CGACCCTGTGGGTACCATAGAAAGAACCTACACGATGGGAAACGCACAAGCTCCAATTGCCGCCTCTTTCTCTTCTCCTGGCCCAAACCTGGTCACTCCTGAGATCCTCAAG CCTGATCTATCTGCACCGGGAGTGGACATCATAGCCGCTTGGTCTCCACTGTCACCGCCGTCGGACGATCCCAAAGATCAAAGGAGGGTCCAGTACAGTATTAACACTGGCACATCCATGTCGTGCCCACATGCAAGCGGCGCCGCAGCCTATGTCAAGTCCGTCCACCGTGACTGGTCTACGGCGATGATCATGTCTGCTCTCATCACTACAGCCACTCCAATGAACACGCCGGGCAATGCCGGAACAAATGACCTCAAGTACGGCGCCGGGCAGCTCAACCCAACCAAGGCACGCGACCCAGGGCTCGTGTACGACGCGTCGGAAGGCGACTACATCGCCATGCTGTGCACGCAGGGGTACAACGCCACGCAGCTCGCGCTCATCGTCGGCTCCAACACCACAGCCTGCTCCAATGGCTCTACCTCGACAGCGGCCGCCTCCGCTGGTGACCTCAACTATCCGAGCATGGCTGCCCGAGTGGAGCCTGGGAAGAACTTCAGCTTGGCCTTCCCACGGACCGTCACCAACGTCGGAGCAGGGGTGGCCGCCGTGTATGACATGAAGGTAATTTTTACGGATCCAGCGGATAACCTCGCGGTTGCTGTTGCGCCGTGCAGGCTGGAGTTCAACGCGCAGACACCGAAGGTCTCGTTCACCGTGACGGTGTCCGGCATGGTGCCCGTGGCTGGCCAGGTCATCTCGGCAGCTGTCGTGTGGTCTGACAACGAGCACGAAGTGAGGAGCCCAGTGGTGGTGTACACAGACTCTGATGATTGA